The proteins below are encoded in one region of Rhododendron vialii isolate Sample 1 chromosome 7a, ASM3025357v1:
- the LOC131333975 gene encoding uncharacterized protein LOC131333975 isoform X1 gives MGKHSNSIPFQKNKKRWPLMILLLLMFFSLSTAIVFFVRSSSDPSHIPLEKNQIRVADRVGERIANPLGFMKSKLVLLVSHELSLSGGPLLLMELAFLLRGVGAEVVWITNQKPTEPDDVVYNLEHKMLDRGVQVISAKGQKAIDTSLKADLVILNTAVAGKWLDAVLKDNVPRVLPKVLWWIHEMRGHYFKAEYVKHLPFVAGAMIDSHTTAEYWKNRTWERLGIKMPETYVVHLGNSQELMEVAEASVAKRVLREHVREFLGVRNEDLLFAIINSVSRGKGQDLFLRSFHESLQLIQEKKLQVPSMHAIVVGSDMNAQTKFETELRNFVEEKKIQDRVHFVNKTLNVAPYLASIDVLVQNSQARGECFGRITIEAMAFQLPVLGTAAGGTMEIVVNGTTGWLHPAGKEGVTPLAENIVKMATHVERRLTMGKKGYERVKERFVEHHMSHRIALVLKEVLRKSNSNS, from the exons atgggGAAGCACTCGAACTCGATCCCGTTccagaagaacaagaagagatGGCCTCTCATGATTCTTCTGTTACTgatgttcttctctctctccaccgccATTGTCTTCTTCGTCAGATCCTCTTCTGATCCATCACACATTCCGCTCGAAAAAAACCAGATTCGCGTCGCCGATCGAGTCGGGGAAAGAATCGCGAATCCGCTCGGTTTCATGAAGTCGAAGCTCGTTCTTCTCGTCTCTCACGAGCTCTCCCTTTCTG GTGGACCTTTATTACTAATGGAGCTAGCATTCTTGTTACGAGGTGTTGGTGCAGAAGTTGTTTGGATTACTAACCAGAAACCAACAGAACCAGATGATGTGGTTTACAATTTGGAGCATAAGATGTTGGACCGAGGTGTACAG GTCATCTCTGCAAAGGGTCAAAAAGCTATAGATACATCTCTTAAAGCTGATTTGGTCATTTTAAATACTGCTGTTGCTGGGAAATGGCTGGATGCGGTTCTGAAGGACAATGTACCTCGTGTCCTTCCCAAGGTTTTATGGTGGATTCATGAAATGCGAGGGCATTACTTTAAAGCGGAGTATGTTAAGCACCTCCCTTTTGTTGCAGGTGCCATGATTGACTCACACACCACTGCAGAATATTGGAAGAACCGGACTTGGGAGCGTTTAGG GATTAAAATGCCTGAGACCTATGTTGTGCACCTTGGAAATAGCCAAGAACTAATGGAAGTAGCTGAAGCCAGCGTGGCAAAACGTGTTCTTCGTGAGCATGTCCGGGAATTCCTTGGAGTGCGAAATGAAGATCTGCTCTTTGCAATCATCAATA GTGTTTCCCGTGGGAAAGGTCAGGATTTATTTCTCCGATCCTTCCATGAAAGCTTACAGCTAATCCAAGAGAAGAAGCTACAAGTGCCATCAATGCATGCAATAGTGGTGGGAAGTGACATGAATGCTCAAACCAAGTTTGAAACAGAACTGCGTAACTTTGTGGAAGAGAAGAAAATTCAAGATCGTGTTCACTTTgtcaacaaaaccctaaatgtAGCTCCTTATCTGGCTTCAATTGATGTCCTTGTCCAGAACTCCCAG GCTCGGGGAGAGTGCTTTGGGAGGATAACCATTGAAGCTATGGCCTTTCAACTGCCTGTATTG GGTACAGCTGCTGGAGGCACAATGGAAATCGTGGTTAATGGAACAACCGGGTGGTTACATCCAGCCGGGAAAGAGGGTGTAACGCCACTAGCAGAAAATATCGTGAAAATGGCCACCCATGTTGAGAGGCGGCTGACCATGGGAAAGAAGGGGTATGAGAGGGTGAAAGAAAGGTTTGTGGAACACCACATGTCGCATAGAATTGCATTGGTTCTAAAAGAGGTTTTGCGCAAGTCAAACAGCAACTCTTAA
- the LOC131333975 gene encoding uncharacterized protein LOC131333975 isoform X3 has translation MELAFLLRGVGAEVVWITNQKPTEPDDVVYNLEHKMLDRGVQVISAKGQKAIDTSLKADLVILNTAVAGKWLDAVLKDNVPRVLPKVLWWIHEMRGHYFKAEYVKHLPFVAGAMIDSHTTAEYWKNRTWERLGIKMPETYVVHLGNSQELMEVAEASVAKRVLREHVREFLGVRNEDLLFAIINSVSRGKGQDLFLRSFHESLQLIQEKKLQVPSMHAIVVGSDMNAQTKFETELRNFVEEKKIQDRVHFVNKTLNVAPYLASIDVLVQNSQARGECFGRITIEAMAFQLPVLGTAAGGTMEIVVNGTTGWLHPAGKEGVTPLAENIVKMATHVERRLTMGKKGYERVKERFVEHHMSHRIALVLKEVLRKSNSNS, from the exons ATGGAGCTAGCATTCTTGTTACGAGGTGTTGGTGCAGAAGTTGTTTGGATTACTAACCAGAAACCAACAGAACCAGATGATGTGGTTTACAATTTGGAGCATAAGATGTTGGACCGAGGTGTACAG GTCATCTCTGCAAAGGGTCAAAAAGCTATAGATACATCTCTTAAAGCTGATTTGGTCATTTTAAATACTGCTGTTGCTGGGAAATGGCTGGATGCGGTTCTGAAGGACAATGTACCTCGTGTCCTTCCCAAGGTTTTATGGTGGATTCATGAAATGCGAGGGCATTACTTTAAAGCGGAGTATGTTAAGCACCTCCCTTTTGTTGCAGGTGCCATGATTGACTCACACACCACTGCAGAATATTGGAAGAACCGGACTTGGGAGCGTTTAGG GATTAAAATGCCTGAGACCTATGTTGTGCACCTTGGAAATAGCCAAGAACTAATGGAAGTAGCTGAAGCCAGCGTGGCAAAACGTGTTCTTCGTGAGCATGTCCGGGAATTCCTTGGAGTGCGAAATGAAGATCTGCTCTTTGCAATCATCAATA GTGTTTCCCGTGGGAAAGGTCAGGATTTATTTCTCCGATCCTTCCATGAAAGCTTACAGCTAATCCAAGAGAAGAAGCTACAAGTGCCATCAATGCATGCAATAGTGGTGGGAAGTGACATGAATGCTCAAACCAAGTTTGAAACAGAACTGCGTAACTTTGTGGAAGAGAAGAAAATTCAAGATCGTGTTCACTTTgtcaacaaaaccctaaatgtAGCTCCTTATCTGGCTTCAATTGATGTCCTTGTCCAGAACTCCCAG GCTCGGGGAGAGTGCTTTGGGAGGATAACCATTGAAGCTATGGCCTTTCAACTGCCTGTATTG GGTACAGCTGCTGGAGGCACAATGGAAATCGTGGTTAATGGAACAACCGGGTGGTTACATCCAGCCGGGAAAGAGGGTGTAACGCCACTAGCAGAAAATATCGTGAAAATGGCCACCCATGTTGAGAGGCGGCTGACCATGGGAAAGAAGGGGTATGAGAGGGTGAAAGAAAGGTTTGTGGAACACCACATGTCGCATAGAATTGCATTGGTTCTAAAAGAGGTTTTGCGCAAGTCAAACAGCAACTCTTAA
- the LOC131333975 gene encoding uncharacterized protein LOC131333975 isoform X2, with product MGKHSNSIPFQKNKKRWPLMILLLLMFFSLSTAIVFFVRSSSDPSHIPLEKNQIRVADRVGERIANPLGFMKSKLVLLVSHELSLSGGPLLLMELAFLLRGVGAEVVWITNQKPTEPDDVVYNLEHKMLDRGVQVISAKGQKAIDTSLKADLVILNTAVAGKWLDAVLKDNVPRVLPKVLWWIHEMRGHYFKAEYVKHLPFVAGAMIDSHTTAEYWKNRTWERLGIKMPETYVVHLGNSQELMEVAEASVAKRVLREHVREFLGVRNEDLLFAIINSVSRGKGQDLFLRSFHESLQLIQEKKLQVPSMHAIVVGSDMNAQTKFETELRNFVEEKKIQDRVHFVNKTLNVAPYLASIDVLVQNSQARGECFGRITIEAMAFQLPVLVMMVLITRWHRLNEHFMLLLRIL from the exons atgggGAAGCACTCGAACTCGATCCCGTTccagaagaacaagaagagatGGCCTCTCATGATTCTTCTGTTACTgatgttcttctctctctccaccgccATTGTCTTCTTCGTCAGATCCTCTTCTGATCCATCACACATTCCGCTCGAAAAAAACCAGATTCGCGTCGCCGATCGAGTCGGGGAAAGAATCGCGAATCCGCTCGGTTTCATGAAGTCGAAGCTCGTTCTTCTCGTCTCTCACGAGCTCTCCCTTTCTG GTGGACCTTTATTACTAATGGAGCTAGCATTCTTGTTACGAGGTGTTGGTGCAGAAGTTGTTTGGATTACTAACCAGAAACCAACAGAACCAGATGATGTGGTTTACAATTTGGAGCATAAGATGTTGGACCGAGGTGTACAG GTCATCTCTGCAAAGGGTCAAAAAGCTATAGATACATCTCTTAAAGCTGATTTGGTCATTTTAAATACTGCTGTTGCTGGGAAATGGCTGGATGCGGTTCTGAAGGACAATGTACCTCGTGTCCTTCCCAAGGTTTTATGGTGGATTCATGAAATGCGAGGGCATTACTTTAAAGCGGAGTATGTTAAGCACCTCCCTTTTGTTGCAGGTGCCATGATTGACTCACACACCACTGCAGAATATTGGAAGAACCGGACTTGGGAGCGTTTAGG GATTAAAATGCCTGAGACCTATGTTGTGCACCTTGGAAATAGCCAAGAACTAATGGAAGTAGCTGAAGCCAGCGTGGCAAAACGTGTTCTTCGTGAGCATGTCCGGGAATTCCTTGGAGTGCGAAATGAAGATCTGCTCTTTGCAATCATCAATA GTGTTTCCCGTGGGAAAGGTCAGGATTTATTTCTCCGATCCTTCCATGAAAGCTTACAGCTAATCCAAGAGAAGAAGCTACAAGTGCCATCAATGCATGCAATAGTGGTGGGAAGTGACATGAATGCTCAAACCAAGTTTGAAACAGAACTGCGTAACTTTGTGGAAGAGAAGAAAATTCAAGATCGTGTTCACTTTgtcaacaaaaccctaaatgtAGCTCCTTATCTGGCTTCAATTGATGTCCTTGTCCAGAACTCCCAG GCTCGGGGAGAGTGCTTTGGGAGGATAACCATTGAAGCTATGGCCTTTCAACTGCCTGTATTG GTTATGATGGTGTTAATTACAAGGTGGCACCGACTCAATGAGCATTTCATGTTACTTTTGAGAATTTTGTAA
- the LOC131334141 gene encoding peroxidase 9, with amino-acid sequence MAFSKVVSSVILVVSFLSSTSTLAFPGPNPGSSHGGGFGGGYSGLCPEFYEFSCPQANDIVMSVLEKAIGREPRMAASLLRLHFHDCFVQGCDASILLDDSATIASEKKSGPNNNSVRGFDVIDDIKAKLEQACPQTVSCADVLALSARGSTVLSGGPSWELPLGRRDSKTASLSASNANIPAPNSTIQTLIALFNRQGLNEADLVALSGSHTIGVARCVTFRQRLYNQNGNNQPDATLERTYYNGLKNTCPRIGGDNNISPLDLASPIRFDNTYFKLILQGQGLLNSDEVLLTGNVGKTMELVKEYAGNGGVFFEQFANSMVKMGNISPLTGSNGEIRKNCRQINN; translated from the exons ATGGCTTTTTCCAAAGTTGTTTCTTCTGTCATTTTGGTTGTTTCCTTTCTCTCTTCCACTTCCACCCTCGCTTTCCCTGGCCCCAATCCTGGCTCCAGTCATGGTGGCGGTTTTGGGGGAGGGTATTCCGGTCTTTGTCCAGAGTTTTATGAGTTCTCTTGCCCTCAAGCTAATGACATTGTCATGTCTGTTTTGGAGAAGGCCATTGGTAGAGAGCCTAGAATGGCTGCCTCCTTGCTTAGGCTTCACTTCCATGACTGCTTTGTGCAG GGCTGTGACGCGTCAATCTTGCTGGACGATAGCGCGACAATAGCGAGCGAAAAGAAATCAGGACCAAACAACAATTCCGTCAGAGGATTCGACGTGATTGATGATATCAAAGCCAAGCTCGAACAAGCGTGCCCTCAAACAGTCTCTTGTGCCGACGTTCTGGCCCTGTCCGCTCGAGGTTCCACCGTGCTA AGTGGCGGTCCGAGTTGGGAACTGCCGTTGGGAAGGAGGGATTCGAAAACCGCGAGCCTGAGTGCCTCAAACGCTAACATTCCTGCACCTAATTCCACCATACAAACCCTCATAGCACTCTTCAACCGCCAAGGCCTCAATGAAGCAGACCTCGTTGCACTTTCAG GAAGTCATACCATAGGGGTGGCAAGGTGTGTGACATTCAGGCAGAGGCTATACAACCAAAACGGAAACAACCAACCGGACGCGACGCTGGAGAGAACCTACTACAATGGCCTGAAAAACACCTGTCCAAGAATCGGCGGCGACAACAACATCTCTCCCCTGGATCTCGCCTCTCCGATCAGATTCGACAACACGTACTTCAAGCTCATACTGCAGGGACAAGGGCTCTTGAATTCAGATGAAGTGCTTCTGACTGGAAATGTGGGAAAGACCATGGAACTGGTGAAGGAGTATGCAGGAAATGGGGGGGTTTTCTTTGAGCAGTTTGCTAACTCTATGGTTAAAATGGGGAACATCAGCCCTCTCACTGGTTCTAATGGGGAAATTAGGAAGAATTGTCGTCAGATTAATAACTGA
- the LOC131333949 gene encoding BEL1-like homeodomain protein 11: MVSKDSPPNSSSMLHQFIISDSITGQNQFENQHFDHTRHLMDLLGASNETNHQQAQRLSLSLNSDMLVPSVQFRQRPLNPNLISPSYFISEAREACNPRVERISDDFSFVGNNSPFASSSASLNQSCSAASYGTEFFVGNSKYLKPAQFLLEEIANVGGKAVELRNERCIRRLSRNSRRGSVGLCSELKAELCSDGLSGDRHELKAKIVKLISLLEEVERRYEQYYHQLEEVVSSFEMIAGAGAGKSYTALALQAMSRHFCSLRDAITSQIIAAKEKLCQDSPKINSGFSQLSLFDKEARQNRLSLQQLGMVQGQRQAWRPIRGLPETSVTILRSWLFEHFLHPYPNDSEKLMLASQTGLTKNQVSNWFINARVRLWKPMIEDMYKEEFADNDSADSDPMLASSSLQGDGEE, encoded by the exons ATGGTTTCGAAGGACTCACCCCCTAATTCTTCAAGTATGCTGCACCAATTCATCATCTCCGATTCCATTACTGGTCAAAACCAATTCGAAAACCAACATTTTGACCACACTAGACACCTAATGGATCTTCTCGGTGCATCCAATGAGACTAATCACCAACAAGCCCAAAGGCTCTCCCTATCTCTCAATTCAGATATGCTTGTCCCTTCAGTCCAATTCAGACAAAGACCCTTAAATCCAAATCTCATAAGCCCAAGCTATTTCATTTCTGAAGCACGGGAAGCTTGTAATCCAAGAGTGGAGCGAATTTCGgatgatttttcttttgtgggTAACAATAGTCCTTTTGCTTCATCCTCGGCCTCATTGAATCAGTCTTGTTCAGCTGCCTCTTATGGAACAGAATTTTTCGTGGGTAACTCCAAGTATCTAAAACCAGCACAGTTTCTTCTTGAAGAAATAGCTAATGTGGGTGGGAAAGCGGTAGAGTTAAGGAATGAGAGATGTATCAGAAGATTGTCACGAAATAGCAGGAGAGGTTCAGTCGGCCTTTGTTCTGAACTAAAAGCTGAGTTGTGCAGCGATGGGTTGTCTGGCGACAGACATGAACTTAAAGCTAAAATTGTGAAGCTTATTTCCTTGCTTGAGGAG GTGGAGAGGAGATATGAGCAATATTATCACCAATTGGAAGAAGTGGTTTCATCATTTGAGATGATAGCAGGTGCAGGAGCAGGGAAGTCTTACACTGCTCTAGCACTTCAAGCCATGTCCAGGCATTTCTGCAGCTTAAGGGATGCTATAACATCTCAAATCATTGCTGCAAAGGAAAAACTTTGCCAAGATTCTCCGAAAATCAATTCGGGTTTTTCGCAACTTAGCTTGTTTGACAAAGAAGCCAGACAGAACCGGTTGTCGCTTCAACAGCTTGGAATGGTGCAAGGCCAAAGGCAGGCCTGGAGACCGATTAGGGGATTGCCTGAGACTTCTGTGACTATCCTTCGGTCTTGGCTTTTCGAACACTTTCTCCACCC TTATCCAAACGACTCTGAGAAGCTAATGTTGGCATCACAAACAGGCCTAACAAAGAACCAA GTTTCAAATTGGTTCATAAATGCTCGAGTGCGGCTGTGGAAGCCTATGATCGAAGACATGTACAAGGAGGAGTTTGCAGACAACGATTCGGCTGACTCGGATCCAATGTTAGCAAGCAGTTCTCTCCAAGGGGATGGAGAAGAGTAA